One genomic region from Xiphophorus couchianus chromosome 21, X_couchianus-1.0, whole genome shotgun sequence encodes:
- the slc35d4 gene encoding transmembrane protein 241 — protein sequence MHWRGHVSGLAFSFVFTVSYFTNKFVLSVLKFTYPTLFQGWQTFIGAALLLLSGKLGWVEMSRIPRSAALSWLPGSFLFVGNIYAGSRALSRIDIPFFFTLQNSSHVVSYIIARAVHREKTQRLKIISVCLLLLSAVNLPLCDPQFDHSGYVWALCHLFCVGAYRVFQVHKSTNLSDIEQQCINYLFSVLLLGLAAHPTGDVTGALEFPSLQSHTFHCGCCASALLGFLLLLATVRLKRGPSLEHFRAWVFLSKVTAMLLSPLVFNMDFNSASLLCVIGSHVGEALLLYSDRESPP from the exons TTTGTCCTGTCCGTGTTGAAATTCACCTATCCAACTTTATTTCAAGG ATGGCAGACATTTATTGGAGCCGCCCTGCTTCTGCTCTCTGGAAAGCTGGGCTGGGTGGAGATGAGCCGCATCCCCAG ATCCGCTGCTCTCTCCTGGCTTCCGGGCTCATTCCTTTTTGTGGGAAATATTTACGCAGGCTCTAGGGCCTTATCACGAATA GACATTCCCTTCTTCTTCACTCTTCAGAATTCCTCCCATGTAGTCAGTTACATAATCGCCCGCGCCGTTCACAGAGAG AAGACACAGCGGCTTAAAATAATCAG CGTTTGCCTCCTGCTGCTGTCAGCCGTCAACCTGCCCCTGTGTGACCCTCAG TTTGACCACAGCGGCTACGTCTGGGCTCTGTGCCATCTCTTCTGCGTCG GCGCGTACAGAGTGTTTCAAGTTCACAAGTCCACTAATCTGAG tgACATTGAACAGCAATGCATCAACTACTTGTTCAG CGTGCTGCTGCTGGGTCTTGCTGCTCACCCAACAG GTGACGTTACCGGTGCCTTGGAGTTCCCCTCCCTCCAGTCCCACACGTTTCACTGCGGCTGCTGCGCCAG tgcgttgttggggtttttgttgctgttggcCACGGTCAGATTAAAACGTGGGCCGTCCCTCGAGCACTTCAGGGCTTGGGTTTTTCTGTCCAAG GTCACAGCCATGCTCCTCTCTCCTTTGGTTTTCAACATGGACTTTAACTCTGCGTCTCTACTTTG tgtgattggcagccatgttggagaGGCACTGTTGCTGTATTCGGACAGAGAATCTCCaccataa